A single window of Dermochelys coriacea isolate rDerCor1 chromosome 14, rDerCor1.pri.v4, whole genome shotgun sequence DNA harbors:
- the MYADML2 gene encoding myeloid-associated differentiation marker-like protein 2, with protein MMESSGGPYLNTAAVASPVGIARLLQVAFGCTTFSLVAHQGGFSAAYGTFCMFVWCFCFAVTIFIITCEFTRLHSCLSISWGNFTAAFAMLATLMSITAAVIYPLYFAQFGCYSISCKVRDFRIAASVFAGLMFIAYAVEVFLTRAKPGQVTNYMATVSGLLKIVQAFVACIIFGALVNDSQYINYVATQWCVAVYGFCFVVTVVVVAFNVTGRTAMLRCPFERFVIIYTFMAILMYVSAAVIWPVFCFDSKYGSPWRPYQCSQGKCPWDSQLVIAIFTYVNLVLYIVDLAYSQRIRFVSHP; from the coding sequence ATGATGGAGAGCTCAGGAGGACCGTATTTGAACACAGCAGCAGTGGCATCCCCAGTGGGAATAGCCCGTTTGTTGCAAGTGGCGTTTGGATGTACTACGTTCAGCCTGGTGGCCCATCAGGGGGGATTCAGTGCAGCCTATGGCACCTTCTGTATGTTCGTCTGGTGTTTCTGTTTTGCTGTCACCATCTTTATAATAACCTGTGAGTTCACTCGTCTCCACAGCTGCCTGAGCATCTCCTGGGGAAATTTCACAGCTGCTTTTGCCATGCTGGCCACACTCATGTCCATCACTGCGGCTGTGATCTACCCGCTTTATTTTGCCCAGTTTGGCTGTTATTCCATCAGTTGCAAGGTGAGAGATTTCCGCATAGCAGCCAGTGTCTTTGCAGGGCTCATGTTCATTGCTTATGCTGTGGAGGTGTTTCTAACCAGAGCCAAGCCAGGACAGGTGACCAACTACATGGCCACAGTATCTGGCCTCTTGAAAATTGTCCAGGCCTTTGTGGCCTGCATCATCTTTGGGGCACTGGTAAATGACAGTCAATACATCAATTATGTGGCTACCCAATGGTGTGTGGCTGTCTATGGCTTCTGCTTTGTGGTGACAGTGGTGGTAGTGGCCTTCAATGTCACGGGAAGGACAGCAATGCTGCGGTGCCCCTTTGAGCGCTTTGTGATCATTTACACATTCATGGCCATCCTCATGTATGTGAGTGCAGCAGTGATCTGGCCAGTGTTCTGCTTTGATAGTAAGTACGGGTCCCCATGGCGCCCCTACCAGTGCTCGCAGGGCAAATGCCCCTGGGACAGCCAACTGGTGATTGCTATATTTACGTATGTGAACCTGGTGCTTTACATTGTGGACTTGGCATACTCTCAACGCATCCGCTTTGTCTCACACCCTTAA